ccgcccccagggaAGCCAGCAGAGCTGCAGCGCAGGGTGAGTGCTGATGGCCAGCCCCTCCAGCCTGGGGACAAGGTGAAGTGTCTGCTAGACACAGACGTCCTGAGAGAGATGCAGGAAGGCCACGGCGGGTGGAACCCCAGGATGGCGGAGGTGAGCTGCCCCGCCCACTGGCCCCGTGtcttcccctccccacatccTCTGGACCCCCAGCCACAGCCTCCACGACCTGCCACAGTTTATCGGACAGATGGGCACCGTGCACCACATCACAGACCGTGGGGACGTGCGTGTGCAGTTCAGCCACGAGACCTGCTGGACCTTCCACCCTAGGGCTCTCACGAAGGTGCATGGGGGGCTGGGCTGAGCCCCACCCACTCGCTTCTGCACCCCTTCCTGAAGGAGGAGGGGGCGTCTGGTGGGGTCCTGAGGGGATGAGTTCCATGGAGAGGGGACCCAGGTGTGAAGGGACATAGGAGGGCAGGGCACGGGGAACACTGGTGGCTGGGGTGAGCAGGCGGGCACTAGTGTCTCTCCTGAGGACTGGAGGAGTTCCGCGCTGTGCTCGGTGGGAAGCAAGTGCTTGGGCTTCCTCTAAACTGCTCCCTGTGGGTGCGCGTGGGCAGCACGTGGGAGGGAGGATGCTTGGCCCGGGCGATGGCCTTGGAAAGGCATTTGGGCAGCAGGATTACCCAGATGGGGcatgggggaggtgggagggcagtAAGGGACAGGCAGTGGGGAGTCACAGACAGGGATGCTAGGAGGAGGTAGGTGCCAGTGAGGGAACGTGCCAGCACTCAGCACGGGACCTGGGGGCCTTTGAGGGGacatggcgggggggggggtggttcaTGAGATGGTGGTTTGTAGAGTCCTGTACAGGTGAGGGCACGGGTGTGGGGGAGGTGGCCCACCCTGTGCTGCTCAGGCTCCgccgctccccccccccccccgtcctgGGCCCTGCCCCCACAGCCTTCTAGTCTGGCCTTGGACAGGCTGCCTGCTTCCCCACCTGTGTGCAGGGACGGGCCAGCCTTGGGCTCAGCCCAGAGCTGGCTTCCTTCCGTCTGGTCTGAATGCTACTGCCCAGCTGCGTCCCAGCTGTCACTCCCATGGCTTTGGGGCTGGGACTGCCTGTCACCTGTGGCCCTCATCCAGCCAGACACTTTGGTTGTGCTTTTGGGCGTGGGCTAGGGTCAAGTTCAGGCCTGCCAGTCCGTGGATCTCGATCGGGGTGCCCTCCGACTCCAGGACCCTGGGCTGCCACCCCTGCCTGGAGGCCCTCACGGGCCTCTCTCTCACTCAGCACAACGCCTTCTGGGCGGGCGATGTGGTACGGGTCATCGACGACCTTGACGTGGTGAAGCGGCTGCAGGCCGGGCATGGCGAGTGGACAGATGACATGGCCCCTGTGAGTTCCCCCCACTCCACCTCCCTCACACCCCTGGGAGACCTGGCTGTGACCCCACGCTCTCCCCACTCAGGCCCTGGGCCGTGTCGGGAAAGTGGTGAAGCTTTTCGGAGACGGGAACCTGTGTGTGGCGGTCGGTGGTCAGCTGTGGACCTTCAGTCCCTCCTGCCTGGTGGCCTACCGGCCTGAGGAAGACACCAACCTGGACGTGGCTGAGCGCGCCAGGGAAAACAAAAGTGCGGGCACCCAGCAATGGCGGCCAGCAGGAGGCCAGGCTGCCCCCGCCATTTAACttcagccctccccccaccccaggctccctgAGCGTCACCCTGGACAAGCTTCGAGCCCAGAAGAGTGACCCGGAACACCCAGGGAGGCTGGTGGCCGAAGTGGCCATGGGCAACGTGGCCCGGGCTCTGGACCTGCTGTGCAGGCACCCAGAGGAGGCAAGTCCCTGAGGCCCCTGCCCCAGCATCCTGCCAGCccctgggagggggcagcaggcTGGGGACTGACCTGCTGGCTCTCCTGGCAGGTGGACACCAAGAACCAAGGCAGAACCGCCCTGCAGGTGGCTGCCTACCTGGGCCAGGTGGAGCTGGTGCGACTGCTGCTGCAGGCTCGGGCCAGCGTGGACCTGCCTGACGATGAGGGCAACACGGCCCTGCACTATGCAGCCCTGGGGTGAGGCCCTGGCGGGGTGTGGGGGCCGGGCCTGCAGTCCGGCCAGTGGGCACAGCGCCCTGGCTTCCTCTCCAGGAACCAGCCTGAGGCTACCCGGCTGCTCCTGAGTGCAGGGTGCCGAGCCGACGTCCTCAACGGCACCCGGAGTGCAGCCCTGCACGTGGCCGTGCAgaggggcttcctggaggtggtgaggGTCCTCTGTGAGCGCGGCTGTGATGTCAACCTGCCAGTGAGTGCTGGGTCCCCAGCCCTACCCCTGTCACCCAGCAGACAGTGGCAATGATGTGCTGTCAAGTGACCACTGCCCACCACCTACAGGACGCCCACGGTAACACACCCCTGCACTGTGCCATCTCCGCCGGCGCCGGTGCCAGTGGCATTGTGGAGGTTCTCACCGAGGTGCCGGCCATCGACGTCACTGCCACCAACAGTCAGGGCTTCACCCTGTTGCACCTTGCAGCCCTCAAGGGCCACACGCTGTGAGTGTGGGGTGGGCACAGAGCCCTCCGCCAGGCTCCTGCCACCTGCTGGGCCACTTTGGGGATGACCCCCCAACCTGGACACACCCCTCTGCTCCCACAGAGCTGTCAGGAGGATTCTAGCTCGGGCACGGCAGCTGGTGGATGCCAAGAAGGAGGACGGTTTCACGGCGTTGCACCTGGCTGCCCTCAACAAGCACTGGGAGGTGGCGCAGATCCTCATCCGGGAGGTGTGGACGTGGTCACTGACTGGCCCCAGGTTGGGCGGGACTCGGAGCCCCGGGGTCCCTGGGCTGAGCCTGTGCTGACCCCTCCCCAGGGCCGCTGTGACGTGAATGTTCGAAACCGTAAGCTCCAGTCCCCACTCCACCTGGCGGTGCAGCAGGCACACGtagggctgctgctgctgctactggaCGCTGGCTGCAGCGTTAATGCCGAGGACGAGGATGGGGACACAGCCCTGCACGTGGCCCTGCAGCGTCATCAGCTGCTGCCCCTGGCGGCTGACGGGGCCGGGGGGGACCCAGGGCCCTTGCAGCTGCTGTCCAGGGTGAGGAAGTGTGGGTCTGGGTGCTGGAGTGGTGGCACCTGGCTGCAGGCTCCAGGCAGGGCCTGAGGGACTGTCCACCTGGGTGACAGCAGGGAGCCAGGCCctcttgggggtggggcagcctgGGGGACTGCAGTTTGCAGGAGGCATCTT
The Rhinolophus ferrumequinum isolate MPI-CBG mRhiFer1 chromosome 9, mRhiFer1_v1.p, whole genome shotgun sequence genome window above contains:
- the MIB2 gene encoding E3 ubiquitin-protein ligase MIB2 isoform X1 is translated as MDPDPQAGVQVGMRVVRGVDWKWGPQDNGEGGVGTVVELGRHGSPSTPDRTVVVQWDHGTRTNYRAGYQGGHDLLLYDNAQIGIRHPNIICDCCKKHGLRGMRWKCLVCFDFDLCTQCYMQNKHDLTHAFERYETAHSRPVALSPREGLSRVPLRGIFQGAMVVRGPDWEWGSQDGGEGKPGRVVDIRGWDVETGRSVASVTWADGTTNVYRMGHKGKVDLRCVGEAAGGFYYKEHLPMLGKPAELQRRVSADGQPLQPGDKVKCLLDTDVLREMQEGHGGWNPRMAEFIGQMGTVHHITDRGDVRVQFSHETCWTFHPRALTKHNAFWAGDVVRVIDDLDVVKRLQAGHGEWTDDMAPALGRVGKVVKLFGDGNLCVAVGGQLWTFSPSCLVAYRPEEDTNLDVAERARENKSSLSVTLDKLRAQKSDPEHPGRLVAEVAMGNVARALDLLCRHPEEVDTKNQGRTALQVAAYLGQVELVRLLLQARASVDLPDDEGNTALHYAALGNQPEATRLLLSAGCRADVLNGTRSAALHVAVQRGFLEVVRVLCERGCDVNLPDAHGNTPLHCAISAGAGASGIVEVLTEVPAIDVTATNSQGFTLLHLAALKGHTLAVRRILARARQLVDAKKEDGFTALHLAALNKHWEVAQILIREGRCDVNVRNRKLQSPLHLAVQQAHVGLLLLLLDAGCSVNAEDEDGDTALHVALQRHQLLPLAADGAGGDPGPLQLLSRLQASGLPVGTELTVGVAVACYLALEGADVSYANHRGQSPLDLAAEGRVLKALQGCAQRFRERQAGGGGGAAPCPRLVLSTPNTVTNLHVAAPSGPEAAECLVCSELALLVLFSPCQHRTVCEECARRMKKCIRCQVVIGKKLRSDGTEVASAAPPPGPPRQLVEELQSRYRQMEERITCPICIDSHIRLVFQCGHGACAPCGAALSACPICRQPVRDRIQIFV